In a single window of the Olivibacter sp. SDN3 genome:
- a CDS encoding NADP-dependent malic enzyme: MSKINRKQDALDYHANGRPGKIAVVPTKPTNSQRDLSLAYSPGVAEPCLEIANNKEDAYKYTAKGNLVAVISNGTAVLGLGDIGPEAGKPVMEGKGLLFKIFADIDVFDLELDTKNVDDFVRTVKLLEPTFGGVNLEDIKAPECFEIERRLKEEMSIPVMHDDQHGTAIISGAALINACELQKKKIEKVKIVVNGAGAAAISCSRIYISLGAKPENIVMVDRSGVIRKDRPNLDAFKGEFATDQDIHNLEEAVKGADVFIGLSAADVLSAEMLKSMSKNPIVFAMANPDPEIAYELAVSTRKDIIMATGRSDYPNQVNNVLGFPYIFRGALDVRATAINEEMKLAAVYAIANLAKESVPESVNLAYNINNLKFGKDYIIPKPTDPRLITEVAPAVAKAAIQSGVSRTTIEDWELYKENLRKRLGLDDVLMRDLSAAARQNPKKVVFAEADNYKILRAAQIVKDEGIAYPVLLGKRRRIEEIIAEHALELNDVPIIDPLEEVDTPVFKQYVQALYKKRQRRGISFLDASKLMLDRNYYGASMVEFGQADCLISGLTKNYGATIRPALQVIGTKSGSRIAGMYMMLTKKGPVFFGDTTVNKNPTEEELVDITVLLHDAVKKMNIQPRIALLSYSNFGSNEGEVPVKMRNTVKKLHEKYPEIIVDGEMQGNFATNARMLAENFPFSNLSDGPANVLVFPNLESGNIAYKLLQELGEAEAVGPILLGLDKPVHVLQLGSSVREIVNMVTIAVVDVQSKEKEKTEKGKKKS, encoded by the coding sequence ATGAGTAAAATTAATCGTAAGCAAGATGCGTTGGATTATCATGCTAACGGCCGTCCGGGGAAGATCGCTGTAGTTCCTACCAAACCTACAAATTCCCAAAGAGATTTATCACTGGCTTACTCGCCTGGTGTAGCAGAGCCGTGTTTGGAAATTGCGAACAACAAAGAAGATGCTTATAAGTATACCGCCAAGGGGAATTTGGTTGCCGTGATCAGCAATGGTACTGCTGTTTTGGGATTGGGAGATATTGGTCCGGAGGCAGGAAAGCCTGTGATGGAAGGAAAAGGCCTTTTGTTTAAGATTTTTGCAGATATTGACGTGTTTGATCTTGAACTGGACACGAAGAATGTGGACGACTTTGTTCGCACTGTTAAGCTATTAGAACCCACATTTGGGGGAGTAAATTTAGAAGACATAAAAGCACCTGAATGTTTTGAGATTGAACGTCGGTTGAAGGAGGAGATGTCTATCCCGGTGATGCATGACGATCAGCATGGAACGGCTATTATTTCCGGGGCAGCTTTAATCAATGCTTGCGAGCTTCAGAAGAAAAAAATAGAGAAAGTAAAAATTGTAGTGAATGGGGCGGGAGCCGCCGCTATATCGTGTTCACGTATTTATATCTCTTTAGGAGCTAAACCGGAGAATATCGTAATGGTCGATCGTTCTGGTGTAATTCGTAAAGATAGACCAAATCTCGACGCCTTTAAGGGCGAGTTCGCTACTGATCAGGATATTCACAATCTGGAGGAAGCAGTGAAAGGAGCAGATGTTTTTATTGGTTTATCTGCTGCGGATGTGTTAAGCGCAGAGATGTTAAAAAGCATGAGTAAAAACCCGATTGTTTTTGCTATGGCGAATCCCGATCCAGAGATTGCCTATGAGCTGGCAGTTAGTACACGTAAAGATATCATTATGGCTACGGGAAGGTCTGACTACCCGAACCAGGTAAATAACGTATTGGGCTTCCCGTATATTTTTAGGGGTGCGCTGGATGTAAGGGCTACTGCAATCAATGAGGAAATGAAGTTGGCCGCAGTTTATGCTATTGCCAATCTGGCAAAAGAATCAGTTCCTGAATCGGTTAATTTGGCGTATAATATCAACAACCTAAAGTTTGGTAAAGATTATATTATTCCGAAGCCAACAGACCCTAGATTGATCACTGAAGTAGCACCAGCAGTTGCTAAGGCAGCTATTCAGTCTGGTGTGTCAAGAACAACGATTGAAGATTGGGAACTTTATAAAGAGAATCTTAGAAAACGTTTGGGATTAGACGATGTACTGATGCGTGATCTGAGCGCGGCTGCACGTCAAAATCCTAAAAAAGTGGTATTTGCAGAAGCCGACAATTACAAAATTCTAAGAGCGGCACAAATTGTTAAAGATGAAGGAATCGCATACCCCGTTTTATTGGGCAAGCGTCGAAGGATTGAAGAAATTATAGCTGAACACGCTTTGGAACTGAACGATGTGCCGATCATTGATCCGTTAGAAGAAGTAGATACTCCGGTATTTAAGCAATATGTTCAAGCTTTATATAAGAAACGACAACGGAGAGGAATATCGTTTTTAGATGCCAGTAAGCTTATGCTCGATAGAAATTATTATGGAGCAAGTATGGTTGAATTTGGACAGGCAGATTGCCTGATATCTGGATTAACCAAAAACTATGGTGCTACTATTCGTCCTGCACTACAAGTAATAGGAACTAAATCTGGAAGCCGTATTGCGGGGATGTATATGATGCTTACGAAAAAAGGACCAGTGTTCTTTGGTGATACTACAGTGAATAAAAATCCTACAGAAGAAGAACTGGTGGATATCACGGTATTGCTGCATGATGCGGTGAAGAAGATGAATATACAGCCAAGGATCGCTTTACTCTCCTATTCTAATTTTGGATCTAATGAAGGAGAGGTGCCAGTAAAAATGCGTAATACCGTAAAGAAATTACATGAGAAGTATCCTGAAATTATTGTTGACGGAGAGATGCAGGGTAATTTTGCTACCAATGCCCGCATGTTGGCAGAGAATTTTCCTTTCAGTAACTTGAGTGATGGCCCGGCGAACGTTTTAGTGTTTCCTAATCTGGAGTCAGGAAATATAGCATATAAGTTATTACAGGAATTAGGGGAAGCTGAAGCGGTAGGACCTATTCTCTTGGGCCTTGATAAGCCTGTTCACGTATTACAGTTGGGAAGCTCTGTGCGAGAGATTGTAAATATGGTGACTATAGCGGTTGTGGATGTACAGTCTAAAGAAAAGGAAAAAACCGAGAAAGGTAAAAAGAAATCATAA
- the ruvA gene encoding Holliday junction branch migration protein RuvA yields MYEYFNGKLVYKCPTYVVLDVNGIAYHINISLHTFGQIKDKEQSKLFISFQVKEDAHMLYGFAEEGERRLFHHLLSVSGIGAATARMMLSSITPVEIQAAIVQGDVKQIQRIKGIGPKSAQRVILELQDKLKKEGPDTLIKVPQQESALDEALAALVMLGFNKAQAEKVLNEMVRMNADQLTVEELIKIALKRL; encoded by the coding sequence ATGTATGAATATTTTAATGGTAAGTTAGTTTATAAGTGTCCCACTTATGTGGTCCTCGATGTGAATGGTATTGCTTATCACATTAACATCTCCTTACATACGTTTGGGCAGATAAAGGACAAAGAACAAAGTAAATTGTTTATTAGTTTTCAGGTAAAAGAAGATGCACACATGTTGTATGGTTTTGCTGAAGAAGGCGAGCGTCGATTGTTCCATCACTTGTTATCTGTTTCAGGTATAGGTGCTGCTACAGCACGGATGATGCTTTCTTCCATTACCCCAGTAGAGATCCAAGCGGCCATAGTGCAGGGGGATGTCAAGCAGATACAGCGCATCAAAGGAATTGGTCCTAAATCTGCACAGCGTGTTATTTTAGAATTGCAAGATAAATTAAAGAAGGAAGGACCAGACACTTTAATTAAAGTACCGCAACAGGAGTCTGCCTTAGACGAAGCGTTAGCCGCACTGGTTATGTTAGGCTTCAATAAAGCCCAGGCAGAAAAGGTGTTGAATGAGATGGTTCGCATGAATGCCGATCAATTAACAGTAGAAGAGTTGATAAAAATAGCATTAAAGCGGTTATAG
- the sprA gene encoding cell surface protein SprA, whose translation MYSYTGALRNTFTLLLFFLWCAAPLVLKHAEAKVISELSAKNDTLKSIGDSIKLIYPIKDKPFLDLYPKNSGIQLRTPGSIKREVEFDPINKHYTLRENIGNSMYRPPQYFTINEYQQYEEKTLKQQNWRELSDLFSQRVRREGMIPIIEVNSQAFEKIFGGNAINIIPRGSADATIMGQFNRNDNPMFNERQRRQLAFDFDQSIQMNLTGQIGERMRVTTNYNTDAQFDFENQIKFDYVGTDDAIIKRIEVGNVSMPLNSTLISGTKALFGVKTQLQFGRLGVTSVFSQQRSQSREITITNGAQQNEFALKADDYEDNKHYFLAHYFRENYNRVMANAPLLLTNINITQIEVWVTNRSNSIENSRDVLAFMDLGENSPWNSMLNLPGGSALPAAAVLGDPAFPQQSNRLLEILQQYSEARYSSSNAIAALFQATGANDNFARLTNARKLNENEFTLNHRLGYISLNMPLNADQVLAVAYRYTADGREYQVGEFSNDIPITPSNPQVLYTKLLKNEILKTNLPVWDLMMKNIYSIGAYRVGRNNFVLNVFRLEDETGVERPVMFEGTNTTNKLWLQLTGLDRLNPQEDRQPDGVFDFLEGLTIDPINGRIIFPVVEPFGEDLARLFASGEEMLAERYTFQALYDSTKVLAQQLFPNKNRFLIKGTYESEAGSEFQLGAINIPRGSVQVFAGGVPLQEGADFTVDYDIGRVRILNEAMLQSGQAIRIRLENNELFGMQQRTMFGSRLDYFVNDHLQLGGTIMNLTERPLTQKVNISQEPISNTMWGLDVNYNASSRWLTRMVDKIPFMDTKEESSISFYGEFASLVPGHSRATNIAGSRNGVSYLDDFENSRSFIDLKGAISWQISGTPQLFPESQLENDLRYGFNRARLAFYNIDPIFYRNNNLTPTNIRGNLDELSNHYVREVLEQEVFPNKETVTGQPLYMSTLDLGFYPTIRGPYNYGTSDINRDGTLGNPKARWGGVFRQIQTPDFEAQNIEFIEMWLMDPFIYKQTSEGGDLYFNLGNISEDILKDGRRSVENALPVNGDYSQMDFTNWGRVPKLQPMVQAFANATELRALQDVGLDALADRDERNHFSNFLAGISAIVDPQPMQELNNDPSSDNFSYFRSAELDAQNAGLLKRYERFNGTEGNSKTADQSQDENGVETSASTLLPDSEDVNRDNTMNQVDEYYQYRVSVKPQDMVVGRNFIVDMIDAPVELANGRKEVVKWYQFRIPITQYESKVGDVQDFKSIRFMRMFMTDFADTIVLRMARLQLVRGEWRRYNAERSPIKVIADPELNNPAPDRSTLEVAAVNIEENGNRQPIPYVVPPGIERQIDYGNFNTNVQLNEQALSLTVNRLSDGFGQAAYRASSNDFRAYRRLQMFIHAEGDQLRNGDLHGFIRMGTDGEENYYEYDMPLAVTMMGSRDPDAIWPEANRMNVKIKLFQQAKEERNKTMLPDGSPWPIEIPYSFLDGANMVTIKGQPDISKVRFYMLGVRNPLRRSANQNGDDGLEKSGIVWFNELRLTDFDDRGGWAATARLNAKLADFADVTLSGSKSTIGFGAIDRRIGERNRSDDQFFDITSAAEFGKFFPEQAGIRIPFFFNYSNQVRIPEYNPLMPDIQMESALVSLNSSQRDSLLRLTQEYTARKSISFMNVRKLRMDNEKPVKLWDIENFSVSYAFSQFYHRDYLTERSIQNNYRATFAYDYVQHKEEYLEPLKKLFKSKYTKLLGDLNFNLMPSFLNFRIDIQRLYAENTLRLGSSPDNFLPIGNIGTLYNKNFTMNRLYGISWNLTRSLKLDFNATNYSIIDEPEGRLDGLKRDTLWENFWHLGRTTDYNHMMNLTYNVPIDKLPGLDWINVAARYGSQFMWRTQPLLAINDSELDIGNTIQNSRTFQLNPRFNFSGLFNRFRFFKEAKKGKSTNRGVEVLASFISSLKDLNAAYTRIDGTFLPGYLGKTNMLGYDFDRNAPGFGFLFGSQRDILNRAFDNGWITTDSLQTQLYAKSLREDLSIRATLEPFKDLRIDLTATRVRNSNFTTQILFDEPNNTFDRLTPVTAGDYSLSFFALRTVFSSKDRLFRNFERDRSTISRRLGEMNPNSIGETDDFADGYGRASQDVVVGAFLSAYTGKKPTKQSLRTFPNIPIPNWRVIYNGLARLPFFSEYLASMEFIHGYRTLYNINGYTTLIRYGKTNGAPSVKDIKGNFLPEFQFSQITLQEQFLPLIGFNARFKNNFTANAEYRLARTLNLSLQNSQLAQLLDEGIVVGAGYRAVGFRFPFGWFAQRKISNDLTFKLDMAINDMKTLVYRSDADFPEVASGNRNVTYRPSVDYMFNNRFNVRMFFDSNAIRPHTSQTFATAYSNFGFNLRVLLQ comes from the coding sequence GTGTATTCATATACCGGTGCTTTGAGAAATACCTTTACCCTTTTACTATTTTTTTTATGGTGTGCCGCTCCACTGGTGTTGAAGCATGCAGAGGCCAAGGTGATTAGTGAGTTGTCAGCAAAAAATGATACATTGAAGTCTATAGGAGACAGCATAAAACTTATCTATCCTATTAAAGATAAACCTTTTCTAGATTTATATCCTAAAAACAGCGGTATTCAGTTACGTACTCCTGGATCTATAAAAAGGGAGGTAGAGTTTGATCCAATTAATAAACATTATACACTTCGGGAAAATATAGGGAATAGTATGTACAGACCACCCCAGTATTTTACAATCAATGAATACCAACAATATGAAGAGAAAACGTTAAAGCAGCAAAACTGGCGAGAGTTGTCTGATTTATTTTCGCAGCGCGTTCGCCGAGAAGGGATGATTCCGATAATTGAAGTAAATAGCCAAGCATTTGAAAAAATTTTTGGAGGAAATGCCATTAATATTATCCCTAGAGGAAGTGCGGATGCCACAATCATGGGACAGTTTAACCGAAATGACAACCCAATGTTTAATGAACGTCAAAGAAGGCAACTCGCTTTTGATTTCGATCAAAGCATTCAAATGAACCTCACCGGACAAATAGGAGAGCGAATGCGCGTTACAACCAATTATAATACAGACGCACAATTTGATTTCGAAAATCAAATAAAATTTGATTATGTGGGTACAGATGATGCTATTATTAAAAGGATAGAGGTAGGGAATGTAAGCATGCCTCTTAATTCAACACTTATATCTGGAACAAAGGCTCTTTTTGGGGTGAAAACCCAGTTGCAATTTGGCAGATTAGGCGTAACTAGCGTCTTTTCTCAACAACGATCGCAAAGCAGAGAAATTACTATTACAAATGGTGCCCAGCAAAATGAATTTGCACTTAAAGCAGATGACTATGAAGATAATAAACATTATTTCCTGGCCCATTATTTTAGAGAAAACTACAATAGAGTAATGGCAAATGCTCCATTATTGTTAACTAATATAAATATTACACAAATTGAAGTCTGGGTAACAAATCGAAGTAATTCAATAGAAAATAGCCGAGATGTTTTAGCCTTTATGGATCTTGGAGAAAATAGCCCTTGGAACAGTATGCTGAATTTGCCTGGAGGTTCGGCGTTACCTGCAGCAGCGGTGCTAGGCGACCCTGCCTTTCCACAGCAGTCTAATCGTCTATTAGAGATATTGCAGCAATATTCTGAAGCTAGGTATAGTTCGTCAAATGCGATTGCGGCCCTTTTTCAGGCTACTGGTGCAAACGATAATTTTGCGCGATTGACCAACGCACGCAAACTAAACGAAAACGAATTTACACTCAATCATCGACTCGGGTATATTTCTTTGAATATGCCTTTAAATGCTGATCAGGTGCTCGCTGTAGCATATCGTTACACAGCAGATGGCAGAGAATATCAAGTAGGGGAATTTTCAAATGATATTCCTATTACACCTTCAAATCCGCAAGTGTTGTATACGAAATTGCTGAAAAATGAAATCTTAAAAACTAACTTACCTGTTTGGGACTTGATGATGAAGAATATTTACTCAATAGGAGCATATCGGGTAGGGAGGAACAATTTTGTGTTAAATGTGTTTAGATTGGAAGATGAAACCGGTGTAGAGCGACCGGTAATGTTTGAAGGCACCAACACAACCAACAAATTATGGTTACAGCTTACCGGATTAGATAGATTGAATCCACAAGAAGATAGGCAACCAGACGGGGTGTTTGATTTTTTGGAAGGACTTACCATAGACCCAATAAATGGAAGGATTATTTTCCCTGTAGTGGAACCCTTCGGAGAAGATCTTGCCCGCTTGTTTGCATCTGGAGAAGAGATGTTGGCAGAACGCTACACCTTTCAGGCTTTGTATGATTCGACTAAGGTTTTGGCGCAGCAGCTATTTCCTAATAAGAACCGCTTTCTTATAAAGGGTACGTATGAATCGGAAGCAGGATCCGAGTTTCAGTTAGGTGCTATTAATATCCCTCGTGGTTCTGTGCAGGTTTTTGCAGGAGGAGTTCCATTGCAAGAGGGAGCCGATTTTACAGTGGATTATGATATCGGAAGAGTACGTATTTTAAATGAGGCGATGTTACAATCGGGACAAGCGATTCGTATTCGATTGGAAAATAATGAGTTGTTTGGAATGCAGCAAAGAACCATGTTTGGTTCTCGCTTGGACTATTTCGTCAATGATCATCTTCAATTAGGGGGTACAATCATGAATCTTACTGAACGTCCCTTGACACAAAAGGTTAATATTTCGCAAGAGCCTATTTCCAATACCATGTGGGGGCTTGACGTGAATTATAATGCGTCATCACGTTGGCTTACACGTATGGTTGATAAAATTCCTTTTATGGATACTAAGGAAGAATCATCCATATCCTTTTATGGAGAGTTTGCAAGTTTAGTTCCTGGGCACTCCCGGGCAACAAATATAGCTGGCTCCCGAAATGGAGTGAGCTATTTAGATGACTTTGAAAATAGCCGATCTTTTATTGACTTGAAAGGGGCTATTAGTTGGCAGATCTCGGGGACACCACAATTATTTCCGGAATCACAATTGGAGAATGATCTTAGATACGGATTTAATCGAGCACGATTGGCATTCTATAATATAGATCCTATTTTTTATAGAAACAATAACCTTACACCCACAAACATAAGGGGTAATCTTGACGAACTCTCTAATCATTATGTTAGAGAAGTTCTTGAACAAGAAGTGTTTCCGAATAAGGAAACTGTTACCGGGCAGCCCCTTTATATGTCCACCTTGGACTTAGGTTTTTATCCAACTATAAGAGGACCTTATAATTATGGCACCTCTGACATCAATCGTGATGGGACATTGGGAAATCCAAAAGCTAGATGGGGAGGAGTATTTAGACAGATACAAACCCCCGATTTTGAAGCGCAAAATATAGAATTTATTGAAATGTGGCTGATGGATCCTTTTATTTACAAACAAACTTCAGAAGGTGGTGACCTTTACTTCAACTTGGGCAATATTTCGGAAGACATATTGAAAGACGGACGCAGGTCGGTTGAAAATGCATTGCCGGTGAATGGCGACTATTCGCAGATGGACTTTACGAATTGGGGGAGGGTGCCTAAATTACAGCCTATGGTGCAGGCTTTCGCCAACGCAACCGAACTGCGTGCATTGCAGGACGTTGGTTTAGATGCTTTAGCTGATAGAGACGAAAGAAATCATTTCTCCAACTTTTTGGCGGGGATAAGTGCTATCGTTGACCCGCAACCAATGCAGGAGCTAAACAACGATCCTTCCAGTGATAATTTCAGTTATTTCCGAAGTGCAGAGTTAGATGCGCAGAATGCCGGTTTACTGAAACGATATGAGCGGTTTAATGGAACAGAAGGAAATAGTAAGACAGCGGATCAATCGCAGGATGAAAATGGAGTGGAAACATCAGCGTCAACGTTATTACCAGATAGTGAAGACGTAAATCGTGACAATACCATGAATCAAGTCGATGAATATTATCAATATAGGGTTTCGGTAAAACCACAGGATATGGTGGTTGGAAGGAATTTTATAGTGGATATGATTGATGCTCCGGTGGAACTTGCCAACGGACGCAAAGAAGTCGTGAAATGGTATCAATTCAGAATCCCCATTACTCAATACGAATCAAAAGTCGGTGACGTGCAAGACTTTAAGTCGATAAGGTTTATGCGCATGTTCATGACTGATTTTGCGGATACAATAGTGTTACGTATGGCAAGGTTGCAGTTAGTACGAGGTGAGTGGCGCCGTTACAATGCTGAACGTTCGCCTATAAAAGTGATTGCCGACCCCGAATTGAACAATCCGGCACCAGACAGGTCTACCCTTGAGGTTGCAGCAGTAAACATTGAGGAAAATGGCAATCGTCAACCTATTCCTTACGTTGTGCCTCCTGGTATAGAGCGACAGATAGATTATGGTAACTTCAATACGAATGTACAATTAAATGAGCAAGCCTTATCGTTAACTGTCAACAGATTGAGCGATGGATTTGGACAAGCTGCCTATCGCGCTTCTTCAAATGATTTTAGGGCATACCGTAGGTTACAAATGTTCATTCACGCAGAGGGAGACCAATTGAGAAACGGAGACCTTCATGGATTCATCAGAATGGGAACAGATGGAGAAGAAAATTATTATGAATATGATATGCCGCTGGCAGTCACAATGATGGGAAGTAGAGATCCTGATGCAATATGGCCAGAAGCAAACCGAATGAATGTAAAAATAAAACTTTTCCAACAAGCGAAGGAAGAACGTAATAAGACTATGCTTCCTGATGGAAGCCCTTGGCCGATAGAAATACCTTATAGTTTCTTAGATGGAGCCAATATGGTTACAATAAAAGGACAGCCAGATATTAGCAAAGTGAGATTTTACATGCTGGGTGTAAGAAATCCATTAAGGAGGTCTGCTAATCAAAATGGAGATGATGGATTAGAGAAATCGGGTATAGTTTGGTTTAATGAATTGCGACTTACTGATTTTGATGATAGAGGAGGTTGGGCGGCGACAGCTCGGTTAAATGCCAAATTGGCCGATTTTGCCGATGTAACACTATCTGGCAGTAAAAGTACCATAGGTTTCGGTGCTATCGATAGACGTATTGGTGAACGAAATAGAAGTGACGATCAGTTTTTTGATATTACAAGCGCTGCCGAGTTTGGTAAATTTTTTCCCGAACAAGCGGGAATTCGAATTCCTTTCTTTTTTAACTATTCCAATCAAGTACGAATACCTGAATATAATCCGTTGATGCCAGATATTCAAATGGAATCAGCACTTGTCAGCCTGAACTCTAGTCAGCGAGATTCTTTACTGCGTTTAACGCAAGAATATACCGCGAGAAAAAGCATTAGTTTTATGAATGTTAGGAAGCTACGTATGGACAATGAGAAACCCGTTAAATTATGGGATATAGAGAATTTTAGCGTTTCATATGCTTTTTCTCAATTTTACCATCGCGACTACCTAACAGAACGATCTATACAAAATAACTATCGAGCGACATTTGCTTACGATTATGTTCAGCATAAAGAAGAATATCTTGAACCGCTGAAAAAGCTGTTTAAAAGTAAATATACTAAGCTGCTGGGTGATCTCAATTTTAATCTAATGCCATCTTTTTTGAATTTCAGAATAGATATCCAGCGGCTTTATGCCGAAAACACGCTACGTTTAGGCAGTTCTCCGGATAATTTTCTTCCGATTGGGAATATAGGTACACTGTATAATAAAAATTTCACTATGAATCGTTTGTATGGAATTAGCTGGAATCTTACGCGATCGCTAAAATTGGATTTTAATGCAACGAACTATTCCATAATTGACGAACCGGAAGGTAGATTGGATGGCCTTAAGCGTGACACACTTTGGGAGAACTTTTGGCATCTAGGTAGGACAACCGACTACAATCATATGATGAACCTTACATATAATGTGCCTATAGATAAACTACCAGGACTGGATTGGATCAATGTAGCGGCGAGGTATGGTAGCCAGTTTATGTGGAGAACGCAGCCCTTACTTGCGATAAATGATTCCGAATTGGATATAGGTAATACTATTCAAAATTCACGTACCTTTCAGTTAAATCCCCGCTTCAATTTTTCAGGTCTATTCAATAGGTTTAGATTTTTCAAAGAGGCTAAAAAGGGTAAAAGTACGAATAGAGGAGTGGAGGTCTTGGCTAGTTTCATATCAAGCTTAAAAGACCTCAATGCGGCTTATACACGTATTGACGGAACCTTTCTTCCTGGTTATTTAGGAAAAACCAATATGCTGGGCTATGATTTTGATCGAAACGCGCCAGGTTTTGGTTTTTTGTTTGGTAGTCAACGTGATATCTTGAACCGAGCATTTGATAACGGCTGGATTACCACGGACAGTCTACAAACGCAGTTATATGCCAAATCATTAAGAGAGGATCTGAGTATTAGAGCCACTCTTGAACCCTTCAAAGACCTAAGGATTGATTTAACTGCAACAAGAGTAAGGAACAGCAATTTTACTACACAAATATTATTTGATGAGCCGAACAATACATTTGATAGACTTACACCGGTAACTGCTGGAGATTATAGTCTGTCTTTTTTTGCTTTACGTACAGTATTCTCAAGTAAGGACCGGCTCTTTAGAAATTTTGAGAGAGATAGAAGTACTATTTCCCGTCGTTTAGGAGAGATGAACCCAAATTCTATAGGTGAAACTGATGATTTTGCGGACGGCTACGGTCGCGCATCACAGGATGTAGTCGTAGGCGCATTTCTTTCAGCATATACGGGTAAAAAACCGACAAAACAGAGCTTACGAACTTTTCCAAATATACCGATTCCGAATTGGAGGGTTATATACAATGGTTTGGCAAGACTCCCCTTTTTTAGTGAATATTTGGCTTCTATGGAGTTTATCCATGGTTATCGTACCTTATATAACATAAACGGTTATACAACGCTGATACGGTACGGCAAAACAAACGGAGCCCCCTCTGTAAAAGATATAAAAGGGAACTTTCTTCCAGAATTTCAATTTTCACAGATAACGTTGCAGGAGCAGTTTTTACCTCTAATTGGTTTTAATGCGAGGTTTAAGAACAACTTTACCGCCAATGCAGAATACCGATTAGCGCGTACTTTGAACCTTAGTTTGCAAAACAGCCAGTTGGCTCAGCTTTTAGATGAAGGCATCGTTGTTGGAGCAGGATATCGTGCAGTAGGGTTCAGGTTTCCTTTTGGATGGTTTGCACAACGAAAAATATCTAACGACTTAACGTTTAAGCTGGATATGGCTATAAACGACATGAAAACATTAGTATACCGTTCTGATGCAGATTTCCCGGAGGTCGCCTCTGGAAACCGGAATGTAACATATAGACCATCTGTTGACTATATGTTTAATAACCGATTCAATGTTCGGATGTTTTTTGATAGTAATGCGATTCGGCCACATACTTCGCAAACTTTTGCTACTGCATACAGTAATTTTGGCTTCAATCTACGTGTCTTGTTACAGTAA
- the gcvH gene encoding glycine cleavage system protein GcvH, which yields MNFPAELKYTKDHEWVRVEGDEAIIGITEFAQRELGDIVFIEIPTVGEEVAANDVFGTVEAVKTVSDLFMPITSTVLSVNEKLDGSPELVNTDPYGDGWMVKVKVADGTALDSLLSAEAYQELVGV from the coding sequence ATGAATTTTCCAGCTGAATTGAAATACACTAAAGATCACGAATGGGTTCGTGTTGAAGGCGATGAAGCAATCATCGGTATTACAGAGTTTGCACAGCGAGAACTAGGAGATATTGTATTTATTGAAATACCAACCGTGGGTGAAGAGGTCGCTGCAAATGACGTTTTTGGTACAGTAGAAGCTGTTAAAACGGTTTCCGATCTATTTATGCCGATCACGTCTACTGTGTTAAGTGTTAATGAAAAACTGGATGGCTCCCCTGAGCTGGTGAATACTGACCCTTATGGTGACGGTTGGATGGTAAAAGTAAAAGTTGCGGACGGTACAGCGTTAGACAGCCTGTTATCTGCAGAAGCCTATCAAGAGCTTGTAGGTGTTTAA
- a CDS encoding VanZ family protein, with protein sequence MKHFIWSALWAIVILLLTCLPMGGATENIPVFEGIDKLVHTGFFFVFSVLLCFGFSSKNKTRNASWITVCIVAIISVAFGLLTEFLQYQFFTYRSGDWWDFFVDVVGTGMGVFSYLVLHRNYR encoded by the coding sequence ATGAAACATTTTATTTGGTCCGCCTTATGGGCAATTGTTATTTTGCTATTGACTTGTTTACCGATGGGTGGAGCAACGGAGAATATACCTGTTTTTGAGGGCATAGATAAACTAGTACACACGGGGTTTTTCTTTGTTTTCTCCGTATTATTATGTTTCGGGTTTTCAAGTAAGAATAAAACAAGGAATGCTTCTTGGATAACCGTATGCATTGTTGCCATAATTTCCGTCGCATTTGGTCTGTTAACGGAGTTTTTGCAGTATCAATTTTTTACTTACCGTAGTGGAGATTGGTGGGATTTTTTTGTAGATGTAGTGGGTACAGGTATGGGAGTGTTTTCATATCTTGTACTCCATAGAAATTATCGTTAG
- a CDS encoding ferrous iron transport protein A, whose translation MKLTALKPGKSGVIRDFTNLNLSVKLMEMGCLPGEVVTFERVAPLGDPIAISVAGYQLSLRKEEAATIVVEELHHTI comes from the coding sequence ATGAAATTGACAGCATTGAAACCAGGTAAATCAGGAGTGATCAGAGATTTTACGAATCTAAATCTTTCAGTTAAATTAATGGAAATGGGATGTTTACCAGGAGAAGTGGTAACTTTTGAAAGAGTTGCTCCTTTAGGAGATCCTATTGCTATCTCTGTCGCTGGTTATCAACTGAGTCTTCGCAAAGAAGAAGCCGCTACCATTGTTGTCGAAGAATTACACCATACAATTTAG